The following are encoded in a window of Arvicanthis niloticus isolate mArvNil1 chromosome 1, mArvNil1.pat.X, whole genome shotgun sequence genomic DNA:
- the LOC117722289 gene encoding olfactory receptor 5AN1-like, which produces MKVRGSTSTEVMIGGRNITKITQFILLGFSDFPQITALLFVTFLILYITALIWNFSLIALIRMDSCLHTPMYFFLSNLSFIDFCYITTTVPKMLFNLFQEKQTISFVGCIIQYFMFCSTGLTESCLMTAMAYDRYAAICNPLLYSSIMSPSLCARMVMGSYTGGLIGSVSLVCTLLQLHFCGNNVIRHFFCDMPQLLSISCNDTFFANVVLLILTMFYGFSNALVIMVSYGYIVSSIMKITSAKGRSKAFNTCGSHLTAVFLFYSSGIFVYLSSISGGSSSFDRFASLFYTVTIPMFNPLIYTLRNREIKDAMNRLWKKTISS; this is translated from the exons ATGAAGGTCAGAGG CAGTACAAGCACAGAGGTAATGATTGGGGGAAGAAATATTACCAAGATAACCCAGTTTATTCTTCTGGGATTCTCTGATTTCCCCCAAATCACAGCACTGCTCTTTGTTACATTCCTCATCCTGTACATTACAGCACTGATCTGGAACTTCTCCCTTATTGCTTTAATAAGGATGGACTCCTGCCTCCACACACCAATGTATTTCTTCCTCAGTAATCTATCCTTCATAGACTTCTGCTATATCACCACTACAGTCCCAAAGATGCTTTTTAACCTATTCCAGGAAAAGCAAACTATCAGCTTTGTGGGCTGCATAATTCAATACTTTATGTTTTGTAGTACGGGGCTGACTGAATCTTGCCTCATGACAGCCATGGCCTATGACAGGTATGCTGCCATCTGTAACCCTCTTCTTTACTCATCAATCATGTCACCCAGCCTCTGTGCTCGGATGGTGATGGGAAGCTATACAGGAGGACTTATAGGTTCTGTATCTCTGGTATGTACCTTGCTGCAGCTCCACTTCTGTGGAAATAATGTCATTAGACATTTCTTTTGTGACATGCCCCAGCTGTTAAGTATATCCTGCAATGACACTTTCTTTGCAAATGTTGTACTTCTCATATTAACAATGTTTTACGGCTTTTCAAATGCCTTAGTCATCATGGTATCCTATGGCTATATAGTTTCATCTATCATGAAGATCACTTCAGCTAAGGGCAGGTCCAAGGCCTTCAACACCTGTGGTTCTCACCTGACAGCTGTTTTTCTCTTCTACAGTTCTGGTATCTTTGTCTATTTGAGTTCTATCTCTGGTGGATCTTCTAGCTTTGacagatttgcatctctcttctATACTGTGACGATTCCCATGTTCAACCCTTTGATATATACTCTGAGAAACAGAGAAATCAAAGATGCCATGAATAGGTTGTGGAAAAAGACAATCAGCAGCTAA
- the LOC117722108 gene encoding olfactory receptor 5AN1-like has product MSTEEMIGGRNITKITQFILLGFSDFPQITVLLFVIFLMIYIMTVTWNLSLIALIRMDSHLHTPMYFFLSNLSFIDLCFVTSTAPKMLSNFFQEEQTISFVGCIVQYFILSTMGLTECCLMTAMAYDRYAAICNPLLYSSIMSPTLCAQMVMGSYTAGLTGSVSQICALLQLHFCGPNVIKHFFCDISQLLNLSCSDAFFIQVLLAILTMCFGIANALATMLSYGFIVLSILKITSAKGRSKAFNTCASHLTAVSLFYSTGIFVYLRSSSGGSSSFDRFTSVFYTVVIPMLNPLIYSLRNKEIKDAMKRLQKKKICS; this is encoded by the coding sequence ATGAGCACTGAAGAGATGATTGGGGGAAGAAATATTACCAAGATCACCCAGTTCATCCTCCTGGGATTCTCAGATTTTCCCCAAATCACAGTACTGCTTTTTGTCATATTCTTGATGATCTACATTATGACTGTGACCTGGAACTTGTCCCTTATTGCTTTAATAAGAATGGATTCCCACCTTCACACACCCATGTATTTCTTCCTCAGTAATCTCTCCTTTATAGACCTCTGTTTCGTTACTTCCACAGCCCCCAAGATGCTTTCCAACTTCTTCCAGGAAGAGCAAACTATCAGCTTTGTGGGCTGCATAGTTCAATACTTTATCCTTTCCACTATGGGGCTGACTGAATGTTGCCTCATGACAGCCATGGCCTATGACAGGTATGCTGCCATTTGTAATCCTCTTCTCTACTCATCAATCATGTCACCCACACTATGTGCTCAGATGGTGATGGGAAGCTATACAGCAGGACTCACAGGTTCTGTATCTCAGATATGTGCCTTGCTGCAGCTCCATTTCTGTGGACCTAATGTCATTAAACATTTCTTCTGTGACATATCTCAGCTGTTAAATCTATCCTGTAGTGATGCTTTTTTTATACAGGTCCTTCTTGCTATACTAACAATGTGTTTTGGAATAGCAAATGCCTTAGCTACCATGCTGTCTTATGGTTTTATCGTCCTGTCCATCTTAAAGATCACTTCAGCTAAAGGCAGGTCCAAGGCCTTCAACACCTGTGCTTCTCACTTGACAGCTGTTTCCCTCTTCTATAGTACTGGCATTTTTGTCTATTTGCGATCCAGCTCTGGTGGCTCCTCCAGCTTTGACAGATTTACATCTGTCTTCTACACTGTGGTGATTCCTATGTTGAACCCTTTGATATACAGTCTGAGgaacaaagaaatcaaagatgcCATGAAGAGgttgcagaaaaagaaaatctgcaGCTAA